One window of the Candidatus Falkowbacteria bacterium genome contains the following:
- a CDS encoding YibE/F family protein: MKKSFKILLLGLLAITLFLPCTPSIAQQAVVAEDPSQEEDILEPLIESENSELGDDSNRFEYFRGEVLLATDDDYQNEHFPSQFVKIMPLEGSFKDQLLTFENKKIYFDDVYISVNIGEKVVVLWQDLAIPEFRIDSKYRLNSILWAVGLFLLGIIALTRWQGVQSIISLLASLAVLVFFIVPAIAEGQNIMLVSLVGAIVILAISMFIGHGINQSSMISFISASISLGLTVGLAFLFVKYVNLTGFGNEEAFLLRLGPLYTLDLKSLFMAGVIIGTVGILDDVAIVQTTLTEQIHKNNPLLNFKQLYKNSFKVGKEHIVSMVNTLVIIYAGVALPILIFYLHDNPFNVPLWVRLNADSLLEEIARALIGSSVLIITVPLTTLLATYIIIKRKGESKKSE, from the coding sequence ATGAAAAAATCATTTAAAATATTATTACTTGGTTTATTGGCTATTACTTTATTTCTGCCCTGTACGCCTAGCATTGCCCAACAAGCAGTAGTCGCCGAAGATCCCAGTCAAGAAGAAGATATACTTGAACCTTTGATAGAATCAGAAAATTCAGAATTAGGCGATGATTCAAACAGGTTTGAATATTTTCGAGGAGAAGTACTTTTAGCCACAGATGACGACTATCAAAATGAACATTTCCCGAGCCAATTTGTCAAAATAATGCCTTTAGAGGGAAGTTTCAAAGATCAATTACTTACATTTGAAAATAAAAAAATATATTTTGATGATGTTTACATATCCGTAAACATAGGTGAAAAAGTCGTGGTTTTATGGCAAGATTTAGCTATTCCAGAATTTCGAATCGATAGCAAATATAGGCTAAACTCCATCCTTTGGGCGGTGGGCCTATTTTTATTGGGAATAATTGCTTTAACTCGATGGCAAGGAGTTCAATCCATTATTAGTTTACTTGCGTCCTTAGCTGTCCTAGTTTTTTTCATAGTACCTGCAATTGCAGAAGGCCAAAACATAATGCTTGTTAGTCTTGTTGGCGCAATTGTAATCTTAGCTATTTCTATGTTTATTGGACATGGAATAAATCAAAGTTCAATGATCAGTTTTATAAGTGCCAGCATATCCCTTGGTTTAACAGTCGGCCTGGCATTCCTTTTTGTTAAGTATGTAAACTTAACAGGTTTTGGCAACGAAGAAGCTTTCTTGCTTCGACTTGGACCATTGTATACTTTAGATTTAAAATCATTATTTATGGCAGGTGTTATTATAGGAACAGTAGGTATACTTGATGATGTCGCCATAGTTCAAACAACCCTAACTGAGCAAATTCACAAAAACAATCCTTTATTAAACTTCAAACAACTTTATAAAAACAGCTTTAAGGTTGGAAAAGAACACATCGTATCCATGGTTAATACATTAGTAATCATCTATGCCGGTGTTGCATTACCAATTCTAATATTTTATCTTCACGACAATCCCTTTAATGTCCCGCTATGGGTTAGACTAAACGCAGATTCACTTTTAGAAGAAATTGCCAGGGCCCTGATTGGTAGTTCTGTCTTAATTATTACAGTCCCTTTAACAACCTTATTAGCAACATACATTATTATAAAACGCAAAGGAGAATCAAAAAAATCTGAATAA
- the radA gene encoding DNA repair protein RadA produces MNKTKTIFTCTKCDAQSPKWSGRCLSCGAWGTVEEAIGQSEKVKVRKVIAFDDKKLVDFNQISSENFQRTKLGLNEVDQIFGGGIVQGSITLIGGEPGIGKSTLVLQILKQLEGSEKTLLYISGEESAQQIKLRMDRLKYTANSLKFLSETNVEQICAAIRDLKPKIAIIDSIQTIYSNDVESEAGNVAQIRACTVKLLEVAKTTNTPVIITGHVTKDGSVAGPKTLEHLVDVVIYLEGDKFHGYRILRTSKNRFGSTNEIGVLEMTAEGLIEVKDPTKAFLSSSSQNIPGSVISCFMEGTRAFLVEVQALVTTTVFGFPQRKTSGYDLNRLQMIAAVLFKRAGLNLTNQDIHLNIVGGFRVTEPAIDLAVAMAIISALKNLSIPKNTIVIGELGLGGEIRTVSNIEKRIMEAEKLGFDKIIVPNVQINKNFKIQIQKAKNIVELSKLT; encoded by the coding sequence ATGAACAAAACTAAAACAATCTTCACCTGTACAAAATGCGATGCTCAGTCCCCTAAATGGTCCGGGCGATGTTTGAGTTGTGGGGCCTGGGGTACGGTTGAAGAGGCAATAGGTCAAAGTGAAAAGGTAAAAGTAAGAAAAGTAATCGCCTTTGATGACAAAAAACTAGTAGACTTTAATCAGATATCTTCAGAGAATTTTCAACGGACAAAACTTGGGCTTAATGAAGTCGATCAGATTTTTGGCGGTGGGATTGTTCAGGGCAGTATAACGCTCATAGGTGGCGAGCCTGGGATCGGCAAGTCGACTTTAGTACTACAAATACTAAAACAATTAGAGGGATCAGAAAAGACTCTTCTTTATATTTCAGGAGAAGAATCAGCACAACAAATTAAACTTCGAATGGATCGTTTAAAGTACACAGCCAATAGCTTAAAATTCCTATCAGAAACAAATGTGGAGCAAATTTGCGCCGCAATTCGGGATTTAAAACCAAAAATTGCTATTATTGATTCAATTCAAACAATCTATTCAAATGATGTTGAATCTGAAGCCGGAAACGTGGCTCAAATTCGCGCCTGCACAGTGAAACTTCTCGAAGTAGCAAAAACAACCAACACTCCGGTTATAATCACCGGACACGTAACCAAGGACGGCTCTGTAGCCGGCCCAAAGACGCTTGAACACCTCGTTGACGTTGTTATTTATCTTGAAGGCGATAAATTCCACGGTTATCGAATTTTACGTACTTCAAAAAACAGATTTGGCTCAACAAATGAAATTGGGGTTCTGGAAATGACAGCTGAAGGCTTAATTGAAGTAAAAGATCCAACTAAAGCGTTTCTTTCCAGTTCTAGCCAAAACATTCCTGGCTCGGTTATTAGTTGCTTTATGGAAGGAACCCGAGCATTTTTAGTTGAAGTGCAAGCTCTCGTAACTACCACAGTTTTTGGATTTCCACAAAGAAAAACCTCCGGTTATGATTTAAATAGATTACAAATGATTGCCGCGGTTTTATTTAAGCGCGCTGGGTTGAATCTGACCAATCAAGACATTCACCTCAACATAGTCGGTGGATTTAGAGTTACGGAACCGGCAATTGATTTAGCAGTAGCAATGGCTATAATATCTGCCCTGAAAAACCTTTCTATTCCAAAAAATACAATTGTAATCGGAGAGCTCGGTCTTGGCGGTGAGATTAGAACCGTCTCCAACATTGAAAAAAGGATTATGGAAGCTGAAAAACTAGGATTTGATAAAATTATCGTTCCGAATGTCCAAATTAATAAAAATTTCAAAATTCAAATTCAAAAAGCAAAAAACATTGTTGAACTTTCGAAACTAACATAA
- a CDS encoding ABC transporter permease, with protein MKHSSLRIIKFAFQDFWRNFWLSLVTITVLVLALLSVNILISLNAVSDSVIDSVHDKVDVSVFFKTDTPQAVIDNFQEKLRNISEVKETVFIAKDQALAQFKEKHKNDSAILEAVKEVEENPLLDALVIRAQNTEDYKKILTILNSAENQEVIKYQNYTDHEKIIARVSSLSDKVSKFSLSLTIIFAVIAILIVFNAIRVTIYTHREEIAVMRLVGASNSFIRAPFLVESILFAVFAIIITIVVLYGIFVALTPYLGGFLETYNFSLIDYYKANFVEIFLAQLAAVILLNIVSSGIAIGKYLRV; from the coding sequence ATGAAGCATTCTTCTCTCAGAATTATAAAATTCGCTTTTCAAGATTTTTGGCGTAACTTTTGGCTTTCATTGGTAACAATTACAGTTTTAGTCTTGGCTTTGTTGTCGGTTAATATATTAATTTCATTAAATGCAGTCTCTGATAGTGTTATTGACTCAGTACATGATAAAGTTGATGTAAGTGTATTTTTCAAAACTGATACTCCACAAGCAGTGATTGATAATTTTCAAGAAAAGCTACGCAATATTAGTGAGGTCAAGGAAACGGTTTTCATTGCCAAGGACCAGGCGTTAGCTCAGTTCAAAGAAAAACACAAGAACGATTCCGCAATTTTGGAAGCAGTAAAAGAAGTTGAGGAGAATCCACTATTAGATGCTTTAGTTATTAGAGCTCAAAATACAGAAGATTACAAGAAGATATTAACAATCCTTAATTCAGCAGAAAATCAAGAAGTCATTAAATATCAGAATTACACAGATCATGAAAAAATTATTGCACGAGTTAGCTCGTTGAGTGATAAAGTCAGTAAATTCAGCTTGTCTTTGACAATCATATTTGCAGTAATTGCAATTTTAATTGTATTCAATGCCATCAGGGTAACAATTTACACTCACCGAGAAGAAATAGCGGTAATGCGTTTAGTTGGAGCTAGTAATTCATTTATTAGAGCCCCATTTTTAGTGGAAAGTATATTGTTTGCGGTGTTTGCTATTATCATTACGATTGTAGTTCTATATGGAATTTTCGTTGCATTAACGCCATATTTGGGTGGTTTTCTGGAAACTTATAATTTTAGTTTAATTGATTATTATAAAGCCAATTTTGTAGAGATTTTTCTTGCTCAGTTGGCTGCAGTTATCTTGTTGAACATTGTCAGCAGTGGAATCGCCATAGGGAAATACCTTAGAGTCTAA
- the recG gene encoding ATP-dependent DNA helicase RecG yields the protein MNLNTSISELTRVGKTTASRLKNLGLETIEDLIFYFPFRYEDYSEIKSIDELMPGEAVTVKCKVQLIANRRSYRKRKMLTEALVADDSGSMKVVWFNQPFISKILKVGDEVFLSGKLDEIRMQMVSPDYEKARTETVHTARIVPIYHLTQGVTQKQMRFLLSQCTKVIEQVEEYLPEEIKLKYKFLNLDHALQNIHFPDSQEKSDQARKRLQFDELFLVQLAIQQVKQQLQSNKALKIKFLEKQTKDFVDSLKFTLTDSQKKCSWEMIKDLERERPMNRLLEGDVGSGKTIVVALAMLNCVLNGYKVVMMAPTEILAEQHFQTLQQVFKKLKFSITLFTGSKRQLAVDKLSKVKMLELLKSGEFDIVVGTHALIQQGVEIKDLGLVIVDEQHRFGVGQRKALVNKKQQEGYVPHFLSMTATPIPRTLVLTLYGDLDLSVITEMPPGRKPIITKVVYEGDRQKAYDFIQEQIIEGRQVFVICPLIDPSDKLGVKSVKQEFEKLDKEVFPALKIGLMHGRLKSKDKQDVMQLFSDKKLDILVSTSVIEVGIDVPNASIMMIEGADRFGLAQLHQFRGRVGRGQHQSYCFLFSDNNSPLTQKRLKYLEDCRDGFKLAEMDLELRGPGEVYGVRQSGLPDLKIASLTDAALIQVAQTEAKELIVKNNLSKSLKKALDKQKLSLHFE from the coding sequence ATGAATTTGAATACTTCAATTAGTGAATTAACTCGAGTTGGCAAGACTACTGCTTCACGACTAAAAAATCTTGGCTTGGAAACAATTGAAGACCTGATTTTTTATTTTCCTTTTCGCTATGAGGACTATAGTGAAATTAAATCTATTGATGAATTAATGCCAGGTGAAGCAGTAACAGTCAAATGCAAAGTACAACTTATTGCTAATCGTAGAAGTTATCGTAAACGAAAAATGTTAACCGAGGCCTTAGTCGCTGATGATAGTGGTTCAATGAAAGTAGTTTGGTTTAATCAGCCGTTTATTTCTAAGATTCTAAAAGTTGGTGATGAAGTTTTTCTGTCTGGTAAGCTGGATGAAATTAGAATGCAGATGGTTAGTCCCGATTATGAAAAAGCTCGCACTGAGACCGTTCATACAGCTAGAATTGTGCCAATTTATCATTTAACACAAGGTGTAACCCAAAAGCAAATGCGATTTTTGTTAAGTCAATGCACAAAGGTGATTGAACAAGTTGAAGAGTATTTGCCCGAGGAAATTAAACTAAAATATAAGTTTTTAAATCTTGATCACGCTTTGCAAAATATTCATTTTCCTGATTCACAAGAAAAATCAGATCAGGCTAGAAAAAGATTACAGTTTGACGAGCTGTTTTTAGTTCAGCTTGCTATTCAACAAGTTAAACAGCAACTTCAAAGCAACAAAGCTTTGAAAATTAAGTTTTTAGAAAAACAAACCAAGGATTTTGTGGATAGTTTGAAATTCACATTAACAGATTCACAAAAAAAATGTTCTTGGGAAATGATCAAGGATTTAGAAAGAGAAAGACCCATGAATCGTTTGTTGGAAGGTGATGTTGGTTCAGGTAAAACTATAGTCGTAGCCTTGGCTATGCTGAATTGTGTTTTGAACGGATACAAGGTGGTGATGATGGCTCCAACGGAGATTTTAGCTGAGCAACATTTCCAAACTTTGCAACAAGTGTTCAAAAAACTTAAGTTTAGCATTACTTTGTTTACAGGTAGTAAAAGGCAATTGGCTGTGGATAAGTTATCAAAGGTGAAAATGCTTGAATTGTTGAAAAGTGGCGAATTTGATATTGTTGTTGGAACTCATGCTTTAATTCAGCAAGGTGTGGAAATTAAAGATTTGGGTTTGGTTATTGTTGATGAGCAACACAGGTTTGGAGTAGGACAACGCAAAGCTTTGGTTAATAAAAAACAACAAGAAGGTTATGTACCACATTTTTTATCAATGACTGCTACGCCAATTCCACGAACCTTAGTTTTAACCCTATATGGCGACCTGGATCTTTCCGTAATCACGGAAATGCCGCCCGGCCGTAAACCAATAATTACCAAAGTTGTTTATGAGGGTGATCGGCAAAAAGCATACGACTTTATTCAGGAGCAAATTATAGAAGGAAGGCAAGTCTTTGTGATTTGTCCTTTGATTGATCCGTCAGACAAACTGGGAGTTAAATCAGTCAAACAAGAGTTTGAAAAACTGGACAAAGAAGTGTTTCCAGCTCTAAAAATTGGTTTAATGCATGGTCGTCTCAAATCAAAGGACAAACAAGACGTTATGCAGCTTTTTTCCGATAAGAAATTAGATATATTGGTTTCAACCTCTGTTATCGAAGTGGGAATTGATGTACCCAACGCCTCAATCATGATGATTGAGGGAGCTGATCGTTTTGGCTTAGCGCAATTACATCAATTCCGCGGCCGAGTCGGCAGAGGACAGCATCAGTCATACTGTTTTCTCTTTAGTGATAACAATTCACCCTTAACCCAAAAACGCCTGAAATACTTAGAAGATTGCCGCGATGGATTTAAATTAGCTGAAATGGATTTGGAACTACGTGGCCCAGGTGAAGTTTACGGCGTTCGTCAATCTGGTCTGCCAGATTTAAAAATTGCCAGTTTAACTGATGCTGCCCTGATCCAGGTCGCCCAAACTGAAGCAAAAGAGCTAATTGTTAAAAATAACTTGAGTAAATCGTTAAAAAAAGCTTTGGATAAACAAAAGTTGAGTTTGCATTTTGAGTAG
- a CDS encoding GIY-YIG nuclease family protein: protein MFFVYVLLSKKDKSFYVGKTDDIVRRMKEHKQGKVKSTKHRRPFIILFYEGYFLKKIVSKRERFLKSSDGRKDIRKRFDSFEEVLEESIEI, encoded by the coding sequence ATGTTTTTCGTTTATGTTTTGTTAAGTAAAAAGGACAAGAGTTTTTATGTCGGAAAGACGGATGATATAGTTCGAAGAATGAAAGAACATAAACAAGGGAAAGTGAAATCAACTAAACATCGTAGGCCGTTTATTATCTTGTTCTATGAAGGATACTTTTTGAAAAAGATAGTATCAAAAAGAGAGCGGTTTTTGAAGAGTAGCGATGGAAGAAAGGATATCAGGAAAAGATTTGATAGTTTTGAGGAAGTTTTAGAGGAAAGCATAGAAATTTAA
- a CDS encoding helix-turn-helix domain-containing protein, which translates to MDVFCYILTELKTKEEKKDFLKDLLNRQERIMLIRRLMIAELLSDGKNYSQIAKRLKCGKSTIARVQRWLNFGRGGYKKALKIEIKK; encoded by the coding sequence ATGGATGTATTTTGTTATATTTTGACTGAATTAAAAACAAAAGAAGAAAAAAAGGATTTTCTAAAGGATTTGTTAAATAGACAAGAAAGAATTATGTTAATTAGGCGTTTAATGATAGCGGAGTTGTTATCTGATGGAAAGAATTATTCACAGATTGCTAAACGATTGAAATGCGGTAAGTCAACCATTGCTAGGGTACAAAGATGGTTAAATTTTGGTCGTGGTGGATATAAAAAGGCGTTGAAAATAGAAATAAAAAAATAA
- a CDS encoding ATP-dependent Clp protease ATP-binding subunit, whose translation MIIFSENLIKTLEYSIILCQKEQGPLVTPSHLLKALEKTKGGLAFGILSQIKPINQEAYTFTKKDNKQLPEFNNDTNIVLKKAASIAFEYGHHYIGTEHVLAALLELPVNKIAKYKLPADRIKKHLETVLNSSSHIPDFSKIFKSNHSDIGAIQNEADSQSTLQRFTIDLTAPKNHKDLNPIIGRQPEIQRLIQVLSRKDKNNPVILGDAGVGKTALVEGLARKIFEKQVPPCLYNKQILSLDLGLLVAGTMYRGEFENRLKLVMQHVEDNLNIILFIDELHNIIGAGSAQGSMDAANLLKPLLSRGRLRCIGATTSEEYKKHIESDPALERRFQAVNLSEPLPEETLEILQGVKNNYQNFHGVSFTNDAIEAAVELSVRYIQDKFLPDKAIDLIDESAAKVKIQNQGKDKLLQQEIELENELKKIYKEKEKALISENFNQALKIKKQEEAVQQKLKKIQQARQTKLGQKNLKVTRKDILDLVSQKTNIPINELNSSEFKRLNLITKKIKKTIIGQTQQIDQIMKTIIHAKLGFTDENKPLASILLLGPSGVGKTYFAQELAKALFKKSEAFIQLDMSEFNEKFQATKLIGSPAGYIGFREGNKFTDLVKKNPHSLILLDEIEKAHPDVLDLLLQILDHGHLTDSTGKKVNFKNTIIVMTSNALSDKLQKGTIGFHSTIHAGQQDHAELISELKKKFKPELINRLNQVVIFNSLSEKDLQKVTKLELQKLQQRLSKNSFDIEFNSPVINLIGRISHQQNSGARGVQATIKTEIEHLLLDKIISKQKNKFKVTKERNKIVIQ comes from the coding sequence ATGATCATCTTTTCTGAGAATCTAATTAAAACTCTTGAATATTCCATAATTCTTTGCCAAAAAGAGCAAGGTCCACTAGTTACGCCCTCGCATTTACTAAAAGCCCTAGAAAAAACTAAAGGGGGTTTAGCATTTGGAATACTTAGTCAAATTAAGCCTATAAACCAAGAAGCTTATACTTTTACAAAAAAAGACAACAAACAACTACCAGAGTTTAACAATGATACAAACATCGTACTAAAGAAGGCTGCCAGTATTGCATTTGAATATGGTCATCATTATATTGGGACAGAACATGTTTTAGCAGCATTGCTAGAACTCCCTGTCAATAAAATTGCAAAATACAAATTGCCAGCTGATAGAATAAAAAAACATTTAGAAACAGTGCTAAACAGTAGTTCCCATATTCCGGATTTTTCAAAAATATTTAAATCCAACCATTCCGACATTGGAGCAATACAAAATGAAGCTGATAGTCAGTCAACTCTTCAGCGTTTTACTATTGATCTCACTGCGCCAAAAAACCACAAGGACCTAAACCCAATCATTGGGCGCCAACCAGAAATTCAGCGCTTAATTCAAGTTCTTAGTCGAAAAGATAAAAATAACCCCGTTATACTAGGCGATGCTGGAGTTGGAAAAACAGCTCTAGTTGAGGGCCTAGCCAGAAAAATATTTGAAAAACAAGTTCCACCGTGTCTCTATAATAAACAAATTCTAAGCCTAGATTTGGGATTGTTAGTAGCCGGCACAATGTATCGTGGAGAATTTGAGAACCGACTTAAACTGGTAATGCAACATGTGGAAGATAATTTAAATATAATCTTGTTCATTGACGAATTGCATAACATTATTGGAGCAGGTTCAGCACAAGGCTCAATGGATGCTGCAAATTTACTCAAACCGCTATTATCACGAGGACGATTGCGTTGTATTGGAGCAACCACCTCGGAAGAATACAAAAAACACATTGAATCTGATCCGGCCCTGGAACGAAGATTTCAAGCTGTAAATTTATCAGAACCATTACCTGAAGAAACATTAGAAATACTACAAGGAGTAAAAAATAATTATCAAAATTTCCACGGCGTTAGTTTCACTAATGACGCAATTGAAGCTGCTGTAGAATTAAGTGTTCGCTATATTCAAGATAAATTTCTACCAGATAAGGCTATAGATTTAATTGATGAATCAGCAGCAAAAGTAAAAATTCAAAATCAAGGCAAAGATAAACTTTTACAACAAGAGATTGAATTAGAAAATGAACTCAAAAAAATTTATAAAGAAAAAGAAAAGGCCTTAATTTCAGAAAATTTTAATCAGGCTCTAAAAATCAAGAAACAAGAGGAAGCAGTCCAACAAAAACTGAAAAAAATTCAACAAGCCAGACAAACAAAGCTGGGACAAAAAAATCTAAAAGTCACCAGAAAAGACATTCTTGATCTAGTATCACAAAAAACAAATATTCCAATCAATGAACTAAACAGCTCTGAATTCAAGCGCCTGAATTTAATCACTAAAAAAATAAAGAAAACTATAATTGGTCAAACTCAACAAATCGACCAAATCATGAAAACTATAATCCACGCAAAACTTGGGTTCACTGATGAGAATAAACCACTTGCGTCAATCTTACTTCTTGGCCCTAGCGGAGTTGGCAAAACCTACTTCGCGCAAGAACTAGCAAAAGCTTTATTTAAAAAATCAGAGGCTTTCATTCAACTGGACATGTCAGAATTCAATGAAAAATTTCAAGCCACAAAACTAATTGGATCACCTGCCGGCTATATAGGCTTTCGTGAAGGCAACAAGTTCACAGATTTAGTCAAAAAAAATCCTCACAGTTTAATTTTACTCGATGAAATTGAAAAAGCTCACCCAGATGTACTTGATCTATTATTACAAATCCTTGATCATGGTCATTTAACTGACAGCACTGGAAAAAAAGTAAACTTCAAAAACACTATTATTGTCATGACTTCCAATGCCCTAAGTGATAAATTACAAAAAGGCACTATTGGATTCCATTCAACTATTCACGCAGGACAACAAGATCATGCTGAATTAATTAGTGAATTAAAAAAGAAATTCAAACCGGAATTAATAAATCGATTAAATCAAGTTGTCATTTTTAACTCTTTATCTGAAAAAGATTTACAAAAAGTGACTAAATTAGAATTACAAAAGCTACAACAAAGATTAAGTAAAAATAGTTTTGACATAGAATTTAATTCACCAGTTATAAATTTAATTGGTCGAATTTCACACCAGCAAAACAGCGGTGCTCGAGGTGTACAGGCTACTATTAAAACTGAGATTGAACATCTCCTTCTGGACAAAATCATCTCTAAACAAAAAAATAAATTTAAAGTTACAAAAGAAAGAAATAAAATTGTGATCCAATAA
- a CDS encoding M15 family metallopeptidase, with product MKIKYSILLLIVLVFISLPFTPSTAKTSGTPGTTFPNTCASIMADVPLGDATFDTSEGGSSYVTAGWYKTDIASWQSANLSSITFAGKTTDVIFEPIQVNNAAKLAWALFGNAVSLCPEVAQGLYQIHIYDNFACRMITPSAVNGAKILSQHASGYAIDINVNENKYVSGPCKPENCNYSPCILQAAKTAGISWGGGTMDPQLYPGTCDGHHFEYKAGGSNIIDTAINFCQLPAAVAALYPGSPVQTGAGAVPVVPMFQPPAPPPPPSPTEVKVPVINVKIPGLTDWSNQTIQPGEAFASTWIADYLIAIYKYGIIIGSILAILMLMSGGILYITSAGFPANLQKAKSIMFGAVGGLVILMFTNIILTTVSPNLTTMQGLVTETVPGLNNLEASMALNGSNNFGSFEGMSLPTGGAFRSILFGKEVCGNKDGLDLPTYEQRVKKLMPIVDAWKQIGFDQGGAIYVRGYDANCSTDYEVRQEDYQLNAIANIFAAYPSAFNAQDRANKCFPVVLELSKNKKSYSSDAKKLRESHNLASKSCLPYINSIYQKTILAGANKAGMICGDCIGFYSLLFRKCFDRKNNNKMNTQLGAGRGCPDPDKSILSKYVYRFKTHETDVNTKIDEMLANLRFGDVLHWSTGEKYGSYKSGHYFLYTGGVGLAYEILEMGSGGRADLVNKSGGGKKAVANIGMPNLGWSGVRAISDARDFLIRSYGGHRERKACAWRPLDDSHYD from the coding sequence ATGAAAATTAAGTATTCAATTTTACTTCTAATTGTGTTGGTGTTTATTAGTCTACCTTTCACCCCCAGCACTGCAAAAACTAGCGGGACTCCGGGAACCACCTTTCCCAATACATGCGCATCCATCATGGCCGACGTCCCACTAGGTGACGCAACTTTTGATACAAGCGAAGGTGGTAGCTCTTATGTTACCGCTGGCTGGTATAAAACCGATATTGCTTCCTGGCAAAGCGCCAATTTATCCAGTATTACATTTGCTGGTAAAACTACTGATGTTATTTTCGAACCAATTCAAGTCAACAATGCTGCAAAACTTGCCTGGGCACTTTTTGGTAATGCAGTATCCCTCTGTCCTGAAGTTGCACAAGGTCTTTATCAAATACATATATATGATAATTTTGCTTGTAGAATGATCACGCCCTCAGCTGTTAATGGAGCAAAAATACTAAGCCAACACGCCAGTGGTTATGCCATAGACATTAATGTAAACGAAAATAAATATGTATCAGGGCCGTGCAAGCCAGAAAATTGCAATTATTCGCCATGTATTTTACAAGCCGCAAAAACTGCTGGAATTAGTTGGGGAGGCGGAACAATGGACCCTCAACTTTATCCTGGCACTTGTGACGGTCATCATTTTGAATACAAAGCTGGAGGGTCTAATATCATTGATACTGCCATAAACTTTTGCCAACTACCTGCGGCAGTTGCTGCTCTGTATCCGGGATCCCCAGTTCAAACAGGAGCTGGAGCCGTTCCTGTAGTACCAATGTTTCAACCCCCAGCGCCCCCACCTCCTCCATCACCAACTGAAGTCAAAGTGCCTGTCATTAACGTTAAAATCCCTGGTTTAACTGATTGGTCAAATCAAACAATTCAACCAGGAGAAGCATTTGCCAGCACGTGGATTGCTGATTATCTAATAGCAATTTATAAATATGGAATTATTATTGGTTCAATCCTTGCTATTTTAATGCTTATGAGTGGTGGCATATTATATATAACCTCCGCTGGATTTCCTGCCAATCTCCAAAAAGCAAAATCTATAATGTTTGGAGCAGTTGGTGGATTGGTAATCTTGATGTTCACTAACATAATCCTAACTACTGTTAGTCCAAACTTGACTACTATGCAAGGACTAGTTACAGAAACTGTCCCCGGATTAAACAATCTCGAAGCTTCTATGGCATTAAATGGTTCAAACAATTTTGGCTCATTTGAAGGTATGTCACTACCCACTGGAGGCGCTTTCCGTTCAATATTATTCGGAAAAGAAGTCTGTGGAAACAAAGATGGTTTGGACCTACCCACTTATGAACAAAGAGTCAAAAAACTAATGCCGATCGTCGATGCTTGGAAACAAATTGGTTTTGACCAAGGTGGTGCTATATATGTAAGGGGCTATGATGCAAATTGCAGCACAGACTATGAAGTTAGACAGGAAGACTACCAACTTAATGCCATAGCAAATATTTTTGCAGCATATCCTTCTGCATTTAATGCACAAGACAGGGCAAATAAATGTTTTCCTGTTGTACTAGAATTATCAAAAAATAAAAAAAGTTATTCCTCTGATGCCAAAAAACTTAGAGAATCACATAATTTAGCTTCAAAATCTTGTCTACCATATATAAACAGTATCTACCAAAAAACAATCCTAGCTGGAGCAAATAAAGCTGGTATGATTTGTGGTGATTGTATTGGTTTTTATAGTTTACTATTTAGAAAATGTTTTGATAGAAAAAATAATAACAAGATGAACACACAACTTGGAGCTGGGAGAGGATGTCCAGATCCAGATAAATCAATATTAAGTAAATATGTTTATCGATTCAAAACACACGAGACAGACGTAAACACCAAAATAGATGAAATGCTGGCAAATCTAAGATTTGGTGACGTATTACATTGGTCCACTGGAGAAAAATATGGAAGCTACAAAAGTGGGCACTATTTCCTGTATACTGGTGGGGTTGGTCTAGCGTATGAAATCTTGGAAATGGGTTCTGGTGGTCGCGCCGACCTTGTAAATAAATCAGGTGGTGGTAAAAAAGCTGTTGCTAATATTGGCATGCCAAATTTAGGATGGTCTGGAGTTAGAGCTATTAGTGATGCTAGGGATTTCCTAATAAGATCTTATGGAGGACACCGAGAAAGGAAAGCATGTGCATGGAGACCTCTTGATGATAGTCATTACGATTAA